The following are from one region of the Centroberyx gerrardi isolate f3 chromosome 16, fCenGer3.hap1.cur.20231027, whole genome shotgun sequence genome:
- the smim32 gene encoding uncharacterized protein smim32 produces MDCGRSRFEGTDPPPFHSASSPGLEWTEPGTVRNAEPGFRLFQFTCGTLPQRTTNRPTQPVSPRGAMLRQILLNSTDAPDFDLVLMAQSSTHAPASLNASHGGSVSVAALLRPTTGRGGGGLREGELHKPDLATYIVMCLVLFLLVLLIVFFINCQLRNSFFASMPYDRSLREARTSYK; encoded by the exons ATGGACTGTGGGCGCAGCCGATTTGAAGGCACCGACCCGCCGCCTTTCCACAGTGCGTCCTCGCCGGGGCTGGAGTGGACAGAGCCGGGGACAGTGAGGAATGCGGAGCCGGGATTCCGTCTTTTCCAGTTCACCTGCGGAACTCTTCCGCAGCGCACAACAAA CCGTCCGACGCAGCCGGTGAGCCCGCGGGGCGCCATGCTGAGGCAGATCCTCCTCAACTCCACCGACGCCCCGGACTTCGACCTGGTGCTCATGGCCCAGTCCTCCACGCACGCCCCCGCCTCCCTGAACGCCTCCCACGGCGGCTCGGTGAGCGTGGCCGCCCTGCTCAGACCCACCAcggggcgggggggaggggggctccGGGAGGGCGAGCTCCACAAGCCGGACCTGGCCACCTACATAGTCATGTGCCTGGTGCTCTTCCTGCTGGTGCTGCTCATTGTGTTCTTCATCAACTGCCAGCTGCGGAACTCTTTCTTCGCCTCCATGCCCTACGACAGGTCGCTGAGAGAGGCCCGGACCTCCTACAAGTAA